In the Bacillus sp. HSf4 genome, AAAAAGCAAGATGCAGCAGAAGAAAGCCTCGATGCATTGCTGGAAGATTTTCAAAAGGAAGAGGATGCCGAAGAGCAGAAGCTGCAATTCGTATTAAAATTTGCTGATTTTGAGGATGTCATCTCATTGTCAAAAATGACCGTCGTCGGCTGCCAAACGACATTGTATTCTCATGAAAACCGCTATTATTTATTCGTGGATTTCAATGAACTGCCTGATGAAGAGGTTGAAAATCAGCTCAGCATTTTGCTGGAATACGCCTCAGAATCAAAAATGACGATTCACATGCTGGAGGAGTATGGAAAACTGATCGCAGCAAATCATGCTCTTCATACAATAAAAAAGCACTTTGCATAAAAAAGCCGGTTTCTTTTGAAGCCGGCTTTAATTTTCTCCGTTCCTTTACACAGTCAGCAACGATGGGAACAAAAAAGATCATGATAAGCTTAAGTTCCCGCAACTTCACTCCTCCCATTCTCCATCATTCAAACGGCTTCACACTTTCCAATCATTTCGGCCCAAACCGAATAGGTCAATATCATCTATACACTTCCCGCTTCATTGATTAAGATGGATGAGGTATCATGACAAATTTTGGAATGTGAGAACGATTTGAAGCGAAGATGTTTAAAATGGATTATGGCTGTCTTTATTGGTTTAACATGTTTTTGTGCCGCTTTTTCTCAAACAGCCATGGCAGCCGTATATTCTTCTCGGACCAACGGGCAAAAACAATTTGAATCAGGCCTATAAAAAGTATTTTGATGAGAAAGGCGGATCGCTGTTTCATTATATGAAGGACGGTTCAGCTTATATCACTTCGATGACGGACGATAACCTGGGCAATGGTTACTACAGTGTCAAAACAGAGGGTATGAGCTACGGGATGATGATGACGCTGCAAATGAATGATGAGTATAAGTTCCAAAGGCTATGGGATTTCGTCCGCAAATATATGCGCCATTCCGAGAAAAATGACAGTTTGTACGGCTACCATCGCTGGCAAATGAAAACGAACAGCTCAGACGTGCAAACCATTGATCAGAATGTTGCATCTGACGGTGAAGTCTGGTTTGCGGCAGCGCTTCTTATGGCGTCTGGCCGCTGGGGTGATAAAGAGTACCCGTATGATTACAAAGCGCGGGCCCAAGACCTGCTTGACGCTTTGGCCGGTGCTGGCGAATACGCCAACGCTGGCAAGGAAGCGAGAGTTTTTATTAAAAACAGCAAGGAGATGGTTCGATTCGGCCCTTATGTCAATTGGACGGATCCTTCCTACCACGTTCCTGCTTTTTTCGAGTTATTCGCTAAAAGCGCCATAAGCAGCCAGCAGTATTTTTGGAAAGAGGCAGCAAACAAATCTCGAACATACTTGTCAGAAACGACGTTTAAAAGTGTTTTAAATAACGGATCATCCGTCACCAATGCCGCCACAGGGCTCTTTCCTGATGAAGCCGGCTTCGACGGTGTAAGCGATGCGGCACATTCCTCAACGGAAACAGACCGAAATTTCAGCTATGATGCTTGGCGGACGGTGTCCCACATCGCGATGGATTATACACTTTGGTCCTCGGCAGATAACGCATATCGCGCCAGCGAGCAAAAAGCGGTTAACAAGTTCTTGACGTTTATGAAACGGGAAAACTTCGGGAGAACGGCCCATGAATATACGCTGAATGGGACGGCCGTTAAAAGAGGAAGTCCGGTGGGGCTGATCGCCGCCAATGCAGGCGGAGCGACTGCAGCAAGCGATGCCTCATTAAGGACAGGGTTTGCCAATGTGTTTAACAGCGCCTATATTCCTGACGATTATTACGGATCCTGCCTGTACATGCTGAACAGCCTGGTAGCAAACGGCAAATTTACGATGTATCTTCCTTAAAGAATGTGTGTGTAATATCAAATTGAAAGACTGACCCTTCTCTGCGGAGAAGGGTTTATTAATTAGCAGAAGTTGATCCCGCCGTTGTGAGCCTATCCTACCCTTTAATGGAGGTAAATTGCCTGTAATCTATATTTGGGGAAGGTTTTTTGTGAACATTATGAACAAAAAGAATTTTATGCAGTTAAACTGTGCACGAAAAGATAAGGAAGCTATAATGAAAGCGATTACAATAAAGGGGGAACACAAATGTCAAAAAGGGGTCAACTTTGCGGCTTGACGATTTTGCTCGTGTTTGCGCTCATTTTGGGAGGATGCGGCGGAAACGCAGCTTCAAACAATAAAGCCGGGGAAGAAAAAGATTTTAAACCTTCAAAACCGATTGAGGTTGTTGCGCCCGCCGGAGCCGGCGGGGGATGGGATACAACGGCCAGAACTGTGGCAAAAATCATGGGTGAAGAACAATTGATTGACAAGATGGCTGTCGTCAACAAACCGGGCGGCGGGGGAGCGACAGGTTGGTCGTATGTCCACCGCAAAAAAGGCGACAATCATACGCTCTTTGTTACATCACCGCCGATCTTGTTCGTCCCGTTAAACGGACAATCTCAATACGGCCATGAAGATTTCACACCGATCGCAAGCGTGATTGCCGATTACGGCGCGTTTGTCGTTCATAAAGATTCGCCATATCAATCTATGAAAGATCTGATTGAAGCACTGAAAAAAGATCCGAAGTCTGTTTCGATTGTCGGGACGTCATCACCGGGAAGCATGGACCATATGCAATTTGTCAGCGCCGTCCAAAAAGCGGGTGTTAATGCGAAGCAGCTCAAGTATATTACGGCGCAAGACGGCGCCGGCATGAGCATGCTGCTCGGCAAAAAAGCGGATGTCTACTCGACAGGGGTCGGTGAAGCCGCCGAACAAGCGAGAGCCGGAAAGGTCAGGGTGCTGGCCATCACCGCGCCGGAGCGCATGAAAGGGGAGACCGTCAAAGACTTTCCGACATTAAAAGAGCAGGGAATCGATGACGAATTCACCGTATGGAGAGGTTTTATGGGACCGCCCGGAATGAGTGAGGCAGCTGTCAAGTTTTATGAGAAGAAAATCAAAGAGATGATGGAAAAAGACAGCTGGAAATCGATTCGGGACAGCTACGGCTGGGAGGACAAATATATGGACCATAAGGAATTCAAAACATATCTTGATGCCCAACACAAAGCAATGAAAAGTTTGCTTGATGAGATCGGGCTTGGTGATGAAGCCAAATAAACACGATGTGATCGTTTCAGACGGCAAGCCGGGCGAAGCTTCGCCGGCTTGTCAGAAATCGAGAAAGGCTGGTGTAGACCAATGAGGATCACAAACCGGGGCGTTTCTGTCGTGGTTTTGGCTGTAGCCGCCGTCTATTTGGCGCTCAGCTTTAATTTGGAGAGTTATCCGTACGCCGTCATTGACGCGGACGTGCTGCCGAAAAGCCTCGGCGTAGTGCTTGTCATACTCGGGATCTGTTTGTTTTTTGAAAAGGACAAGAAAGACACGGAAGCAAAAAAGCTGTTTCAATTAAAGAAGCAGGATGTAAAGGTGATGGTCTTTTGCGTCGCTTCTCTCATCATTTATATTACGGTGCTGGAGATCATTGGATTTTTATTGTCAACCGTTTTGCTGCTGATCGTCCTGCCGGCGGTATTGGGCTATCGCAAATGGAAAACTGCCGCCGCCGTTTCGCTCATTTTCAGCAGCGCCATTTATGTTTCATTTCATTATTTGCTGAACATTATGCTACCGCAGGGGGTTATGCCTTTTTAATAAACGAGTAGGGAGGGAAGTGCATGTTAGAAAGTATTTTATACGGATTCCAGGTGGCTTTGACCCCGCAAAATATCATGTTTGCATTTTTAGGCGTATTGATCGGGACAGTGATCGGCATGCTTCCTGGGCTTGGACCGATCACTGCGATTGCCATCATGATTCCGTTAAGTTATGGGATGGATCCCGCATCCGCTTTGATTTTAATGGCCGGTGTCTATTATGGCGCGGTGTTTGGCGGCTCGACATCCTCCATTCTCTTAAATGCACCCGGTGTGGCCGGAACCGTTGCCACATCGTTTGACGGATATCCGATGGCGAAGCAGGGGAAAGCAGGAAAGGCGCTGGCTGTAGCTGCCATTTGTTCGTTTGCCGGCGGTACGATTACCGTCGTTGCCCTGATGCTTGTCGCTCCGGCGATGGCCAATGTCGCCGTTACATTTGGACCGACCGAATATTTCGCCCTGATGCTCCTGGGATTGGTGGCGATCTCCAGCCTGTCGGAAGGATCGACCGTCAAAGCGTTAATTTCGGCAACATTAGGCTTTATGACCGCCACGATCGGAATTGATCCGCAAACGGGAACAGAGCGGTTTACCTTCGGTGCAGCAAGCCTTCTGGAAGGAATCGATTTTTTGATCGTCGCCCTTGGACTGTTTGCCTTGGCTGAAGTCGCCTTTTTAATTAAAACGCGAAACAAGCCGATGACAAACGAAGCCTCACAAGTCGGCAGCCTGAAGGTGACAAAAAGCGAAATGAAAGAGATTTCCGGGCCGATTGCACGACATTCAGTGATCGGATTCCTGCTTGGCGTCCTGCCGGGTGCAGGAGCAACGATCGCCTCATTTATTTCGTATATTACAGAAAAGCGTATCTCGAAAAATCCTGAATCATTCGGCAAAGGGAATATTAAAGGGATTGCCGCGCCGGAAACATCTAATAACGCGGCAACGAGCGGAGCGTTTGTCCCGCTGTTGACACTCGGAATTCCCGGATCAGGAACAACCGCCGTTTTGCTCGGTGCGCTTCTCGTCGTCGGTGTTCAGCCGGGGCCGCTTATGCTGACTGATCATCCTGACGTTTTTTGGGGCGTGATCGCCAGCATGTACATCGGCAATTTGTTTTTGCTGATTTTGAACTTGCCGCTCATTCCTTTTTTGGCAAAAATTTTACTGATTCCCAAGCAGCTCTTGATTTCGCTCATTTTTGTCTTCTGTTTGATCGGTGTTTATGCTGTGACCTTTAATATTGTCCATCTCTATATTTTGGTCTTCTTCGGCATCCTCGGCTATTTGATGCGGGTTCTTTCCTTTCCGGCAGCTCCGTTTATTTTGGCCTTTATTTTAGGGAGTATGATGGAAGAGTCGTTCAGACAGGCAATGACACTCTCTTCCGGGAGACTGTCCATCTTTTTCGAAAGCCCTGTCACAGTCGGTCTATTGATTGTGGCACTCCTGTCTCTGATCGTGCCGCCGATTTCCCGGGCAATGAGAAACCGGCAAAACAAATCGATCGATGTCGAAGGGTAAAAAAATTTGATGGTCCGGAACGCTACGCTTCCGGACTTTCATTTGCTTTAACAGGCTTGTATCTGCGTTCAGGGCGTCCGACAGTTCCGTAGTAAAGTTCTGTTTTGACATGCTTTTCAGATGCTAAAAATTCCAAATAGCGCCTTGCGGTCGTTCTGCTGATACCAATTGTCCGGCCGAGATTTTCAGCCGTGACACCGTCGGCATTGTCGCTGCTCTGCAACACATCGGCGACTTTTTTTAATGTCAGTCCATCAATGCCCTTCGGGTAGGTATCTTCCGCTGTCCGCTTTTCTTTCATCATGCTCTTTCTTTTCGCCATCAATGTGTCGACATCCGTCTGGTCAATCGATGACAGCGTATTCACTTTCAATCGGTATGAACGGTAGTTTAAAAGCGTTTCTTTCAATCTGGAAAACATGATCGGCTTAATCAAATAATCAACCGCACCGGCGCGGATCGCCTGTTCAACATATTCCACTTCCTTGGCCGCTGTAATCATCATGACATCGGTGCGTCTCAGCTTCTGTCTGATCAGCCATAAAAGCTCCATCCCGGAGCCATCCGGCAAAAAAATATCGAGCAGGACAAGGTCGGGTTTTACGACCGGAAGCAAATCTTTGGCGTCTTGAAAATTTTCGGCGATGCCGACGACGGAAAACCCTTCAATTTTGCTGATCAGCTTTTGATGAATATCAGCGTTTTTGATATCATCTTCAACAATAAAAACTTGCAGTGCTTTCATCTTTCTACCCCCAGCACTTCTCTTTTTTTTGGAATCACGACAGTAAACAATGCTCCGCCAAGCTCGCTTTTGCCCGCTTTAATTTCTCCGTTTAATGCATTGACAGCTTCCTTTACTAAAAAGAGCCCGAGACCGCGGTGAGTTGCAGATTTTGTCGAATAAAATTTTTGAAAAATCCGCTCTGTGTCTGCATCGGGAATTCCGTCTCCCGAATCTTCGACTTCGATCAGGATATGATCCCCTCCATCAGATAAAAACACGAGGATATTCCGCTCTTTCTTTTGAGAGACGGCGTCAAATGCGTTCTCAATGAGATTCCCCAGGATCGTAATGAATTTACCCTGATCCATGTCCGGCGGCAATGCGTCTATTTTTGAGCTCTCATCGATTTCCAAGTTGATGTGGAGCTCTTTGGCGCGATTGATTTTACCGAGTAAGAGACCTGAAAGAAGCGGGTCAGGTATGGAATGAATCAAAAAGTGCAGCATATCCTGATGGCTTTTGTTTTCTTTTTGGATTAATTCAAGCGCTTCAGTATAGCTTTCAAGCTGGATCAGGCCGGCGATCGTATTGAGCTTGTTTGAATATTCGTGGGTCTGCGCTCTCAGCCCTTCCGCGTATTGCGATGTCTGCGCCAGTTTTTTCGAAAGTTCGTCGATATCCGTCTTTCTCCTGAAGCTCGCAACAGCGCCGCGGATGCTTTCCTTTTCAAAAATCGGCACCCTGTTGACGATCAGCTCTTCGTTTCCGATCGTTAATTCCTGGTCTTTTTGGGCTTTTTTCGTTTTCAAGACTTCCGGAAGGAGCGTGTCCGGCAGAAGCTCGGCAATCGGCCTGCCCAGCCATTGGTCTTCACTTTCTGCGCCGAGCAGTTCACAGGCTTTTTTATTCAAAAGGGTGATTTCTTCATGTTTGTTGATGGCGATCAATGCTTCGTGCACAGATTCGGTAATCGCTTGTTTTTCCGTATATAATTGATTAATTTCATATGGTTCAAGGCCGAAAATCGATTTTTTTACATTGCGGGAAATATAGACGGCTCCCGAAACCCCCATCAGCACAACAAATCCCAATAAAAATATGAGTTTCGTCTGATATTGATAAACGATATCCTGGATGTTTTCTTTTAAAAAACCGACCGAGATGATGCCGACGATTTCTCCATTTTCCGTGCGGATCGGCGCTTTTCCCCTGACGGCTGCTCCGAGTGTGCCGACGGCTTCGGAAACGTATGATTCGCCTTTTTTAAGGGCTCGTTGATTGTCCCCGCCGACCATCCGCTTGCCGATTTTTTCCGGATCGGGATGAGCATAGCGGATCGAATCGACCGAGCCGATGACCACATATTGGGCACCGGACTGTTTTCTCGCTTTTTCTGCAATCGGCTGCAGCGTCTCTGAAGGATCGGGCGTTTCAAAGGCTTCCCGTACGGATGGCATTTGGGAGAGCGTTTTCGCCATATCGAGCGCTCTGGCCTCAATTTGCGTTTTTAAAGAATTTTCTAAAATCAATAGATAAAGTCCGCTCATGACAGAAAGCAAGATGAACAGCAATGATAGAATGAGCAATGTCAGTTTTGTGGTCAGTTTCTTTTTTATATCAAAAACTCCTTTTCCCATCTATTTCGTGCTCTATAATACTACTTTATATAAAATCAGCTTAAATTTGAAGCGTTTTCAGAAAAAGGGGAGACCGTACATCTGTTGAATACTAAATAAAGAAAGGAGAGAGAAGAAGTGTTCAGCGCACAAAACAATGAAGGGCGGCTGATTTGTCTTGCCGACGGATACAGCGCAGATGAACTCAACCGCTTGAGAAAAAAACACGCTTTTTATTGTCCGGTCTGCCATCATGAGCTCGATCTCAAAATCGGCGTTCAAAAGGTGCATCACTTTGCCCATAAGCCGGATTCAACATGTCCTGTTTCACATGAGCCGGAAAGCCTCTATCATCTGCAAGGGAAAAGGCTCCTGTACAAATGGTTCAGTCGGCAAGGGCTCAATCCGGTGCTGGAACCTTATTTGGATCAGATCAGACAGAGGCCGGATTTGCTTGTAAGCTCTGCGGACAGCCGGTTAGCCGTTGAGTTTCAATGTGCGAATCTCAGCAAGGCGGAGCATCGAAAAAGGACGGACGGCTTCCTGAAACTCGGGATTGAGCCGCTCTGGATCATCGGTGCAAACCGCGTGAAGCGCTTGACGGGCAGTTTTTTTCAGCTTTCACATTTTCATTGGCAGTTCAGCGGGACCGGCAGAAAGCTCCCGAGGCTTTTGTTTTTTTGCCCCGATCAAAAGGCTTTTCTTGTCCTTGAGCATTTAATCCCGTTTTTGAAAAACAAAATATCCGCAACGGTAAGGTTTCTCCCTCTCAAGCAAACAACGATCGGTGATTTGCGTTCCGCTGTCAGGCCTTCCCCTTATCAGCTTCATTCCTGGAAGAGGAATCTCCTCAAATTTCGCACGACATCCCGGCGCTTTTTATCAAAAGATGAAAAAGACATAGCTGCATTGTTTTACGAAAAATTTCGCGTTCCGCTTCCTTTTTTTCCGTCTGAAGTTTTTCTTCCCTTATCAAAGGGCTATATATTTGCCCATCCGGTTTATGTATGGCAAGGCCACCTTTATCTGCATCTTGTGAAGCAGTCTTCCTTCCGCCTGAATTCAGCCGTTTCTTTCATGAACAAACTCATTTCAAGCGGCAAACTGAAGTTGAGGTGGAACGGACGGGAGACGGCGTCAGGAGCCGTGAGTGAATACATTTGTCTCCTTTGTGAAAAAGGATTTTTAAAGAAAGAGAAAGAAGTTTATTATCCCGCCTGTTTGCCTGTTGCAAAAACACGGCTTTCGGAGCTTTTCAAGAGTGACGAATGGTATTTTTCCGAATGACAACCATGCCTTTCGTTCAATCTAAGGAAAGGAAGGTGGTGTCTTTAGCCTGTTTCAGATCAAAAGATATGTATTTTGTTGTTTAGTCGCGGTGTCAAGCATGATTTTTTTGGCAAATGATTTGACAAAAGACGGTGAAAAAACAGAAGATAAACACAATACAAGTTTATTGCGCAACAATGGACTTGGAGTAAAGAAAGCGAGGGGAATTACAGTGGCTGAAGAAAAACAAGCGAAGAAACTGCCTCAAAGAGATGAGGTAAAGCAAGAAGACACGTGGAGACTCGAGGACATCTTCCCGACCGATGACGCTTGGAATGAGGAATTTCAAGCGGTGAAAGAGCTGCTGCCTAAGCTCTCCGAATTCAAGGGCAAGCTCGGCCATTCAGCCGATGATCTGTATGAAGCGCTGACGTTTCAGGATCAGGTGATGGAAAGGCTCGGCAAGCTGTATACTTACGCACATATGCGCTATGATCAAGATACGGGAAATTCGTTTTATCAAGGCCTTAATGATAAAGCGGGCAACCTTTATACACAGGCGGCCAGCGCCACAGCCTATATGGTGCCGGAAATTCTGTCGATTCAAGAGGAAAAGCTGCAGCAGTTCCTTTTAGAAAAAGAGGAATTAAAGCTTTATTCCCATGCGCTCGAAGAAATTAACAAAGAGCGCCCGCATGTGCTGAGTGAGAAGGAAGAAGGGCTTTTGGCCGAGGTTTCAGATGTCCTCTCTTCACCGTCAAATACATTCGGAATGCTGAACAACGCCGATATGGAATTCCCGGAGATTACGGATGAAAACGGGGAAAAACAGCAGCTGACACACGGTAATTATATTACCTTTTTAGAGAGTGACAACCGTGATGTCCGACGCGCTGCCTTCAAGGCGGTGTACGAGACGTACGGACGCTTTAAAAACACGCTTGCTTCAACGCTCAGCGGAGCGGTGAAAAAAGACAATTTTTATGCGAAAGTTAAACATTATAAATCGGCGAGGGAAGCGGCGCTGTCGCGCAACAGCATCCCGGAGGAAGTCTATGATAACCTTGTCGAAACGATCAATAAACATCTGCCTCTCCTGCATCGATACGTCGAGCTCAGAAAAAAAGTGCTTGAACTTGATGAGGTGCACATGTATGACCTGTATACTCCGCTTGTGAAAGATGCCGGTATGAAGGTCACATATGAACAGGCAAAAGATTATATGCTGAAGGGTCTCGCACCTTTGGGAGAAGACTATACATCGATTCTGAAAGAAGGCTTAAACAACCGCTGGGTCGATGTGTATGAAAATAAAGGGAAGCGAAGCGGCGCCTATTCTTCCGGAACATATGGAACCAATCCGTATATTTTGCTGAACTGGCACGACAACGTCAACAACCTCTTTACACTCGTTCATGAATTCGGCCATTCAGTGCACAGCTATTATACGAGAAAATATCAGCCGTATCCGTACGGCAACTACAGCATTTTCGTGGCTGAAGTGGCTTCAACGACAAATGAAGCCCTTTTGGGAGAATATTTGTTGAATACACTTGAGGATGAGAAGCAGCGGCTTTATATTTTAAACCACATGCTTGAAGGATTTAAAGGAACGGTGTTCAGACAGACGATGTTTGCCGAATTTGAGCATGAGATCCATGTCAGGGCCCAGGAAGGGGAGCCGCTGACTCCTGAGCTGTTGACGAGCATCTATTATGATTTGAACAAAAAGTACTTTGGAGATCATATTGAGCTCGACAAGGAAATCGGCCTTGAATGGTCAAGAATTCCGCATTTCTATTACAATTACTATGTATACCAATATGCGACAGGCTTCAGTGCAGCCCAGGCTTTAAGCCAGCAAATATTAAAAGAGGGCAAACCAGCAGTTGACCGCTATATCGAATTTTTAAAAGCGGGCAGCTCGGATTATCCGATTGAAGTGCTGAAAAAAGCGGGCGTTGATATGACGTCGTCACAACCGATTGAAGCCGCATGCAAAACGTTTGAAAAACAGCTCGATGAAATGGAAGAGCTGCTGCTTAAGCTTAATCCATAATATGAAAGCCTGCCGGTGCTGCCTTTTGCCGGCGGCTTTTTCGCGTTAAAATCCTTTAAATGTTTTTCTGTGGTTGAAGCGGCTGATCGTAAAAAGGATGGATACAAACAGCAGGGGGGATGTGATATAAAGCGGAAGCATCTGCATCAAGCCTAAAATATTTAATATAAAAAAAACCAATATTGATGCAAGTCCCAAAACAATTTGCAGCATAAAAACCCTCCTATGGACTGATAAAATGTTAAAATCAAAAAAAGCGTAAAGGCGGAGCGGAAAATCTGTGAATCGCCGGGGCTTTAGGCTTCCTGCACCTTGTGAAGCACAGGTGTTTTCTTTCCTACTTTCATCATATGATGGACATCTATTTTTTATGTTTTGTGACAAAAATGTGAAAAGTAATAAAATCAGTTGTCAAAAGTCGACATGATTTGATATTATAATGATGTGAAATTGATCACAAACAAACATTTACCCCTTTGTTTGACCGTGAAAAATTTCTCCCATCCCCTTTGTTGTCGTTAAGACATAATAGAAACCGCGCTTATCCCGGCGCGGTTTCTTACTGTTTTTAAAAAGAACATATGTTTGGTATTTTAGAAAAAGAAAAACACGGGGAATCCCGTGTCATTTTTCACACTGATAGAGCGGCCCGGCATCGTCGTTTTCGTTTACATAGCGCCAAAACATGCCGTGTTTGGCTTCGACCCTTTCGACCTTTCGCGCGAAAGCAAGCTTTTTCATTTCGCGTTCGACCTCCTCAAGGGACCAATCATACACGACAGCAATTTCTTTGTCCGCCACAAATTGAAAGTATTCAACAAACAATTCGAGCGGCGGCGTCTGCGACGGCTTCGGTTCATCGCCGAGCATTTCAAACAGCACTTCTTCATATACATCATATGAATAATTTCCGGTTACTTTTAACCCCTCCGCTTCGCGGAGGCTGTTAAAATAGGTAAGCGTCGGAACGGATTCGACTTCCATTTCGGCAGCGATTTTCATATCGCATTGCAGGGCTTTAACAGCGCTTTGTGAATGAAGGTCTTTTTTAAATTCTTCCACATCAAGCCGTGTGTTTTCCGCAATATGAAACAGCACTTCTTCATCGGTAATATCTTGCTGATTGAGAAACAAGTTTTCCTGCATGCTTCGCAAAAACTGAAGCCCGGCTTTTCTGCCTTGCAGCTCCGCGGCTTTGAGGGCAAGGGAGGCAAGGTATGGAGCGGAAAGCGCATTGTCATACCAAAGCGTACCGTCGCAGGACATTCCCGACCTGCAGGCGATTTTTTCCCAAGTCTCTGCGAGACGGTGTTTCTTTCGCTTTTGGACATTTAACGCCGTAATGCTGCAGGCGGTAATCATGCGCAATGTGAAAAAACGGCCGTAGCGGATCTTTAATTTTTTGATCACAGGCTCCAAAGCCCAGCATTCCGGAGATAGCGGATCGACAAACATATAAATTTCCATCGGCTTTTGCGGGTGTCCGTGGCAATGGGAGAAAAACTGGTCACGCTGATTAACCGTCAATGTGAACCATCCTCCATTTTAGGCTGGTTTACCATGTGTCTGGCTGTCAATGTCAGCCTTTCAAAAAGAAATTCCCTGATTTCGCC is a window encoding:
- the spxH gene encoding protease adaptor protein SpxH → MTVNQRDQFFSHCHGHPQKPMEIYMFVDPLSPECWALEPVIKKLKIRYGRFFTLRMITACSITALNVQKRKKHRLAETWEKIACRSGMSCDGTLWYDNALSAPYLASLALKAAELQGRKAGLQFLRSMQENLFLNQQDITDEEVLFHIAENTRLDVEEFKKDLHSQSAVKALQCDMKIAAEMEVESVPTLTYFNSLREAEGLKVTGNYSYDVYEEVLFEMLGDEPKPSQTPPLELFVEYFQFVADKEIAVVYDWSLEEVEREMKKLAFARKVERVEAKHGMFWRYVNENDDAGPLYQCEK
- the pepF gene encoding oligoendopeptidase F; translated protein: MAEEKQAKKLPQRDEVKQEDTWRLEDIFPTDDAWNEEFQAVKELLPKLSEFKGKLGHSADDLYEALTFQDQVMERLGKLYTYAHMRYDQDTGNSFYQGLNDKAGNLYTQAASATAYMVPEILSIQEEKLQQFLLEKEELKLYSHALEEINKERPHVLSEKEEGLLAEVSDVLSSPSNTFGMLNNADMEFPEITDENGEKQQLTHGNYITFLESDNRDVRRAAFKAVYETYGRFKNTLASTLSGAVKKDNFYAKVKHYKSAREAALSRNSIPEEVYDNLVETINKHLPLLHRYVELRKKVLELDEVHMYDLYTPLVKDAGMKVTYEQAKDYMLKGLAPLGEDYTSILKEGLNNRWVDVYENKGKRSGAYSSGTYGTNPYILLNWHDNVNNLFTLVHEFGHSVHSYYTRKYQPYPYGNYSIFVAEVASTTNEALLGEYLLNTLEDEKQRLYILNHMLEGFKGTVFRQTMFAEFEHEIHVRAQEGEPLTPELLTSIYYDLNKKYFGDHIELDKEIGLEWSRIPHFYYNYYVYQYATGFSAAQALSQQILKEGKPAVDRYIEFLKAGSSDYPIEVLKKAGVDMTSSQPIEAACKTFEKQLDEMEELLLKLNP